The following coding sequences are from one Pocillopora verrucosa isolate sample1 chromosome 5, ASM3666991v2, whole genome shotgun sequence window:
- the LOC131768604 gene encoding melatonin receptor type 1A-like: MSVNLSLSSLDTEVLASQLSNRSKSTAAVETTFCVVLNILALLLNMILCWTVYNNERLRRITNIYVLALAAADLLMASLVMPFLCDVSVKGGWTFNWFPCQFQGYWCAVLAYTAQLLFPLAAINRYTRVFHPKIYVTFFNDKKYILLSIAVVSLCALTAPLPYLLRGHEFAFHPGMMICFYTIANTREKQALYRIIFFTVLPMFVVTFCYFRIYRTVIRHTKRFQNNVTTSAVRNASATNKLSSDEIVITKTLFAIVLGFFVCWTPLYIITSIDTAFEGYRLPRQVYFLATYFVGLSSIANPIIFGCINASFREECKNLIDALRQRHTDRVRNI, from the coding sequence ATGTCGGTTAATTTGTCTTTGAGTTCCCTAGACACTGAAGTCTTGGCTTCACAGCTTTCTAACCGATCAAAATCTACAGCGGCGGTCGAAACGACTTTCTGTGTCGTTTTGAATATTCTGGCGTTGTTGCTCAACATGATCCTCTGTTGGACCGTTTACAACAACGAACGCCTTCGTCGAATCACAAATATCTACGTTTTAGCTTTAGCAGCCGCGGATCTTCTCATGGCCTCTTTAGTCATGCCTTTTCTGTGCGATGTTTCGGTCAAAGGAGGTTGGACATTTAATTGGTTTCCATGTCAGTTTCAAGGATACTGGTGTGCTGTGTTGGCCTACACTGCTCAACTTTTATTTCCTCTTGCCGCTATCAACCGTTACACAAGAGTTTTTCATCCTAAAATTTACGTCACATTTTTTAATGACAAGAAGTACATTTTATTATCGATAGCTGTCGTTTCGCTGTGTGCCTTAACCGCCCCTTTGCCGTACCTTCTTCGCGGGCACGAATTCGCTTTCCATCCAGGAATGATGATTTGTTTCTACACAATCGCGAACACTAGAGAAAAACAGGCCCTATAcagaatcatttttttcacGGTGTTACCCATGTTTGTGGTGACGTTCTGTTATTTTCGCATTTACCGCACCGTAATACGCCATACTAAACGCTTCCAAAACAACGTCACAACGTCTGCCGTGCGAAACGCTAGCGCTACGAACAAGCTGTCATCCGATGAAATTGTCATCACTAAAACATTATTTGCAATAGTTTTAGGGTTTTTCGTTTGCTGGACACCGCTCTATATCATCACGTCTATTGACACAGCCTTCGAAGGATATCGCTTACCAAGACAGGTTTATTTTCTGGCTACCTATTTCGTTGGGTTGAGCAGCATTGCCAATCCTATCATTTTTGGATGTATAAACGCAAGCTTTAGAGAGGAGTGCAAGAATTTAATTGACGCTTTGAGGCAAAGACATACAGATAGAGTGCGAAATATTTGA